One region of Amphiprion ocellaris isolate individual 3 ecotype Okinawa chromosome 9, ASM2253959v1, whole genome shotgun sequence genomic DNA includes:
- the LOC111573426 gene encoding terminal nucleotidyltransferase 4A-like codes for MDPRTAWIQPEQKGPANSQWMHIWETSQGFGANSGVDNHLHHRLNFVVQNANSTDSQGEYCRNVAPPPGVVFRKLPKRDGGGGGGGGGERGSVRRKGSLSPSSSSLDSEAESSSPSGSCLQIDNLNVAEEAKQFLHYGELNENRQPPAPVHTVHCRSMQQSGGHTPNGTKSQHGSKHHHHHQSHPSGRRRQLNRANTFPGVDPLLPYEYNGQYVDSSCSLWKTRRYSPGINGLHEEIVDFFSFMSPRPEEEAMRRDVVNRIESVIKDLWPTARVEIFGSFSTGLYLPTSDIDLVVFGKWDHPPLQELEQALKKQNIAGPCPIKVLDKATVPIIKLTDHETQVKVDISFNVETAVKAAQFIKSYLKKYTVLPPLIFVLKQFLLQRDLNEVFTGGISSYSLILMAISFLQLHPRIDTRRSNINLGILLIEFFELYGRDFNYMKMGIRVKNGGAYLSKEEMAKAMENGNRPSMLCIEDPLQPGNDVGRSSYGVLQVKQVFDFAYMVLSHGVSPLARAYPNKDYDSTLGRIIKVSPEVLSYRDWTIKKWGAKQYAKLENHDVEACEQDFGRLMLVEDQRDSSSPLSADSPSPSPVFLPSPLHHSSSSSACSLSSSSGSDIESDSPQSSHGAVQLHSLTLAPIHSVIQMTPDLRATHPANFIHPTCQVRMPLPESVTMPSLSDCQFYHENPPPISVVHHHTSQAAQVSQHTNSTSPLHQLHHPHHPHVGGQQSHSYSMRANSHGSVEPHKFVFKHNQGGNLHGHGHPQASFSPQRRFVVQTAPGVRYQQQYSRNTWRRRKRDNVPALNQSR; via the exons ATGGATCCCCGGACCGCTTGGATCCAGCCGGAGCAGAAGGGACCTGCCAATTCCCAGTGGATGCACATTTGGGAAACGTCTCAGGGATTTGGAGCGAACTCCGGCGTCGACAACCACCTTCACCACCGGCTCAACTTTGTGGTGCAAAATGCAAACTCCACGGACTCACAGGGCGAGTATTGCAGAAATGTAGCACCGCCGCCGGGGGTTGTGTTCAGGAAACTGCCGAAGCGAGACggaggcggcggcggcggcggcggaggagagagggggagcGTCCGGAGGAAAGGCTCGCTgtctccgtcctcctcctccctggaCTCGGAGGCCGAGAGCTCGTCGCCATCCGGCTCCTGTCTGCAGATCGACAACCTGAACGTCGCAGAAGAGGCCAAGCAGTTTCTACACTACGGCGAGCTGAACGAGAACCGACAGCCTCCTGCGCCGGTTCACACCGTTCACTGTCGCAGCATGCAACAGTCCGGCGGCCACACCCCCAACGGGACGAAGAGCCAGCACGGCAGcaagcaccaccaccaccaccagtcACATCCGTCCGGCCGCAGGAGGCAGCTGAACAGAGCCAACACTTTCCCCGGAGTCGACCCGCTGCTGCCCTACGAGTACAACGGACAGTACGTGGATTCATCCTGCAGCCTGTGGAAGACCAGGAGGTACAGCCCGGGCATCAATGG CCTCCACGAAGAGATAGTGGACTTTTTTAGCTTCATGTCACCACGACCTGAAGAGGAGGCCATGAGGAGGGACGTCGTGAACAGAATAGAGAGTGTCATCAAGGACTTGTGGCCCACAGCAAGG GTGGAGATATTTGGCAGCTTCAGTACAGGACTTTATCTTCCAACAAG TGACATCGACCTGGTGGTGTTTGGAAAATGGGATCATCCCCCACTGCAGGAACTAGAGCAAGCCctgaaaaaacagaacataGCTGGTCCTTGTCCCATCAAAGTCCTGGACAAAGCTACA GTGCCAATCATCAAGCTCACTGATCACGAAACACAGGTGAAAGTGGACATCAGCTTTAATGTGGAGACGGCAGTCAAAGCAGCACAGTTCATCAAGAGCTACCTGAAG AAGTACACCGTCCTGCCACCTTTGATCTTTGTCCTGAAGCAGTTCCTCCTGCAGAGGGATCTGAATGAAGTCTTCACTGGAGGCATCAGCTCATACAGCCTCATACTCATGGCCATCAGCTTcctgcag TTACACCCTCGGATCGACACGAGACGCTCCAACATTAACCTGGGCATCCTGCTGATTGAGTTCTTTGAGCTTTACGGCCGAGATTTCAACTACATGAAGATGGGCATCCGGGTGAAGAACGGAGGAGCCTACCTGTCCAAGGAGGAGATGGCCAAAGCCATGGAGAACGGGAACAGGCCATCCATGCTCTGCATCGAGGACCCGCTCCAGCCAG GGAACGATGTGGGCAGGAGTTCATATGGAGTCCTGCAGGTAAAGCAGGTGTTTGACTTTGCCTACATGGTGCTGAGTCATGGTGTCTCTCCTCTAGCTCGAGCATATCCCAACAAAGATTACGACAG TACTTTAGGACGGATCATCAAAGTCAGTCCAGAGGTCCTGTCCTACAGAGATTGGACAATCAAGAAGTGGGGAGCCAAGCAGTATGCCAAGCTGGAGAACCATG ATGTAGAGGCCTGCGAACAGGATTTTGGCAGGCTGATGCTGGTGGAGGATCAAAGAGACTCTTCCTCCCCCCTCAGTGCCGACTCCCCCTCACCCTCTCCCGTCTTCCTCCCCAGCCCTCTGCACcattcatcatcttcatctgcctgctcactctcctcctcctctggaaGTGACATa GAGTCTGATTCTCCTCAAAGCAGTCATGGTGCTGTCCAGCTCCACTCCCTCACCCTGGCCCCGATCCACTCAGTGATCCAGATGACTCCTGACCTGAGGGCCACACATCCAGCAAACTTTATCCACCCTACTTGTCAG GTCCGGATGCCCCTCCCAGAAAGTGTCACCATGCCCTCCCTCTCTGATTGCCAGTTCTACCATGAGAACCCTCCTCCCATCAGTGTTGTGCACCATCACACGTCACAAGCTGCACAAGTCTCCCAGCACACCAACTCCACCAGCCCCCTCCACCAGCtccaccacccccaccacccccATGTCGGAGGCCAGCAGAGCCACAGTTACAGCATGAGAGCCAACTCCCATGGCTCAGTCGAGCCACACAAGTTCGTCTTCAAGCACAACCAAGGTGGGAACCTCCACGGCCACGGTCACCCTCAAGCTAGCTTCAGTCCTCAGCGCAGGTTTGTTGTCCAGACGGCACCGGGTGTGAGGTACCAGCAGCAGTACAGCCGAAACACCTGGCGACGCAGAAAGAGGGACAATGTTCCTGCTCTCAACCAGAGCAGATGA